The Branchiostoma floridae strain S238N-H82 chromosome 12, Bfl_VNyyK, whole genome shotgun sequence genome segment AccgcttgttgttgttttatgtttcaGACGAGGCAGGCTTCACAACAAGTGACCCATCTTCAATGCTTCTGCTTCTCTTTGGAACAAGCAACTTCGCCTTCCATCTCTTTAGCGCATTTGCCCATCTTCTACACTCTCGCTCTGTAGCTGTATATTACGTCATCTTCATCTTCGACTATCTGGGAATCGCCTTCCACGCTTTCACCAGCGGGACCGTGCAATACTTCCTCAGCAGCGAGACTTCGTTCTTCCACGCCGTGCATCCGTGGTATCCATGGGCATGTGTTCTATTCACTTGTTGCTACTTTGCAGCCAATGTGTACTCGCACGTAAGTTACAGGAGATGTCATTCGGAAAGGGCCCTTACGCAAGTAGTGTCTTTCAGTACGACGTATCTGTGGATCACTTTACCAGTAATACACCGCATTTACTCTGATGTCCACAACGGAAACGTGGATGAAGTCACATGGATGCATGTCAATCATATCCTGCTGATGATCATAGCAGGCTTTTTCTTTGGGTCAGAAATGCCACAGAGGTTGTTCCCTGGAGGatgtgacgtcattggtcacGGCCATCAGATATTCCACGTGATGATCACGGCATCGGTCATGGTTCAACTAGAAGCATCGTTCGCAGATTTGCAgaaccgccgccatcttgatttggTTCGAATTCGTCCTACCGACATGTCAATCACAGCTTACCTTGTTGTGTTGCTTACTTCATATGGTTACATCACTGCCATATTTGTGCGCAAAGCTTTGTCAAAGGCAAATCATATTTAGTATGattattttttttcgtttctcGATTAATTGAGATGGGCATTGAggtaatattttgtttttcgTTTTGCTTGATTGCACACTAATGTAGTCCACTTCTGAATGTGGCCCAAAATGGCAAATGCTGTCAATATAGCTGTAGGTTTCAGTGGGTATCTATCTACGTAGTTATCATACCACAAAATTACGAACGGAATAGAAGATAAGCTATCTTTTGCCTCctgatttgttttctttccttgttttatttctttttcatgtTTACCTATTTCTGTCAACATTCAAAGAATTCATATAATGCACTTATGCATAGTAACTTTGGATTTAAGCAATTTGATATTCTTTCAttgttgttacatttgttaTGTAATTTGATTGCATTATTCATTAGTTGTTTAGTTATAGTCCGTTTATCTTCTTTAttctatcattcattcataatttcttttgtttaattGATTTGATTGAATTGTCATAGAAAGTCGTAGAAAAGAATTTtacaaaaagtttttggtgtgttCCCATCATTGTTTACGTTTTACAAATGTTAAGTACAAGTTGATTTGTTGTCACCCACTTCTTGAGGGTGTTATGCCATCTTCGTACATAATTATCATACCATTCTTTGTCATTGTGGTGGGCAGATCATTtgcaaaaatggaaaataataGTGGGCCAAGGCAGCTGTGTTGGGGTACACCGCATTTGGTTTCTCTGTAAGAAGAAAAATTACCATTCCAAATACTGCTTGTTTCCTGTTTTCAagctagctacatgtacttttcactTAAAAACTGATGGTTAGAAACCATTATCTTTGTAGGTTGGTTCAACAGATGTCATGGTTAATGATATCAAATGCTTCACTAATTATAAGATCTACATGTAGCATAACGTAACGGCGCCAATCAGATTCCCTTGTCTTTCTCCCCCGGCCGCTGTCTGACATTTGTTCGAGTGCGCTCGCTGAGGAGTGTGATTTTTGGGGAAGGTAACAAGTAACTTAACCGGTTCAGCAAAATGCCTCAAGTCATTTTGTCACCTGCCTGCCCTACTTTTAACGAACGTTCATAGGTCAACCCATGATTAGCATTGGCCACTCTAGCTATTCCAAGGGGTTACTGCGCACGTCTACACAACTCGGACACAGGTATTAAAGGTAGTATGTTTTCAATCCTTTCCCTGCCTAATcatacaataaatacaaatga includes the following:
- the LOC118427687 gene encoding membrane progestin receptor beta-like isoform X1, which translates into the protein MMSIDQSGYSKGLRRRTSTQLRHRLEACQATLTTPTTMPDMKRSLTIDEVPDVHKEPYVLTGYRPPQQPWRFYLMSIFSKNNETMNVWTHLIPCFYVLWLLKTYSDEAGFTTSDPSSMLLLLFGTSNFAFHLFSAFAHLLHSRSVAVYYVIFIFDYLGIAFHAFTSGTVQYFLSSETSFFHAVHPWYPWACVLFTCCYFAANVYSHVSYRRCHSERALTQVVSFSTTYLWITLPVIHRIYSDVHNGNVDEVTWMHVNHILLMIIAGFFFGSEMPQRLFPGGCDVIGHGHQIFHVMITASVMVQLEASFADLQNRRHLDLVRIRPTDMSITAYLVVLLTSYGYITAIFVRKALSKANHI
- the LOC118427687 gene encoding membrane progestin receptor beta-like isoform X2, which translates into the protein MPDMKRSLTIDEVPDVHKEPYVLTGYRPPQQPWRFYLMSIFSKNNETMNVWTHLIPCFYVLWLLKTYSDEAGFTTSDPSSMLLLLFGTSNFAFHLFSAFAHLLHSRSVAVYYVIFIFDYLGIAFHAFTSGTVQYFLSSETSFFHAVHPWYPWACVLFTCCYFAANVYSHVSYRRCHSERALTQVVSFSTTYLWITLPVIHRIYSDVHNGNVDEVTWMHVNHILLMIIAGFFFGSEMPQRLFPGGCDVIGHGHQIFHVMITASVMVQLEASFADLQNRRHLDLVRIRPTDMSITAYLVVLLTSYGYITAIFVRKALSKANHI